From Aedes albopictus strain Foshan chromosome 1, AalbF5, whole genome shotgun sequence, one genomic window encodes:
- the LOC109415199 gene encoding kinesin-associated protein 3, whose product MLASLFHWIAGLALILFTIHYLYYIVTALRSPLSSSSGTSSRTHGAGHHQMQSEDAKYIKKRWKGGTIEPHPTEKALIVNYKLEAAVFGEPGDPMLEDRKDCQRIIRLKSLNAKTDPAVLAREVVDKCDLIHKSQLSDIEQIIYYLKNRKNVESPATATGQRSSASRITTGTAGGAGGISGGASGKGGASDAEKATIRNIDEYIELLYEDLPEKIKGSRLILQLARDPDNLGELEKNEAVLSALSRVLREDWRRSLDLSTNIIYIFFCFSTYTNFHSVIVNYKIGSLCMDVIDYELRRYDQMKNDLDARKGSSAGSDKGKDKEKEVNKSAEYLDTIIDQEKPKEMEPPRRRIPELKQRPKSGNWASYHGSMSSSLVKAHNMNNSYHEQLNKETTASNDSLNNQSPDSEKPDPKKQKDDYDKINKQFKIFAKKQEQLLRVAFYLLLNIAENVKLEEKMRKKNIVKMLLKALERQNFDLLVLVVTFLKKLSIVRDNKDEMYELNIVEKLPRLLQSQKDLVQVTLKLLFNLSFDARLRAKMIRVGFLPKLVTFLSDDKHHEIVTKILYHMSLDDKIKSMFTYTDCVPVVTDMLLLNLNQKSDPDLIALGINLALNKRNAAMMIENNRLHNLMSRAFKYQDTLMMKLIRNISLHESLRMHFVDFVGDLAKILTECDDEEFTVECLGMLGNLALPDLDYSQIIHNFNLIPLIRNMLVPGKYKDDLVLETVVFLGTCASDESCAMLLCKADVILSLIELLKAKQEDDEMVLQIVFVFQQVLRNESTRVYMIKETESPAYLIDLMHDKNAEIRKVCDFCLDIIAITDNEWASRIKLEKFRNHNSQWLSMVETQEETDDIQDYGPMDDDDGDLPAYLTADYLDQCMLYQSGESNDDGEGNNRSTSAMSNYSRPMSRYSRDLEDFEVVS is encoded by the exons ATGCTGGCAAGTTTGTTCCACTGGATCGCAGGTTTGGCACTGATTTTATTTACGATCCATTATCTGTACTATATCGTGACGGCGCTACGGTCACCACTGTCGTCCAGTAGTGGCACCAGCAGCAGAACCCACGGCGCTGGCCATCATCAAATGCAGTCCGAGGACGCAAAATATATCAAAAA ACGATGGAAGGGTGGAACCATCGAGCCACATCCGACGGAGAAAGCCCTCATCGTGAACTACAAACTGGAGGCGGCCGTTTTCGGGGAGCCCGGAGATCCTATGCTAGAAGACAGGAAG GATTGCCAACGGATCATCCGCCTGAAGTCGCTGAACGCCAAAACGGACCCGGCCGTCCTGGCTCGGGAAGTGGTAGACAAATGCGACCTCATCCACAAGTCGCAGCTGTCCGACATCGAGCAGATCATCTACTACCTAAAGAATCGTAAAAATGTGGAAAGTCCAGCTACGGCCACCGGTCAGCGGTCGTCGGCATCTCGCATTACCACGGGTACGGCCGGAGGTGCCGGCGGGATCAGTGGAGGCGCGTCCGGCAAGGGCGGTGCAAGTGATGCGGAAAAGGCGACCATTCGCAACATTGACGAGTACATCGAGCTGCTGTACGAAGATCTGCCGGAGAAGATCAAGGGATCGCGGCTGATTCTGCAGTTGGCGCGCGATCCCGACAATCTGGGCGAACTGGAGAAAAACG AAGCCGTTCTGAGCGCCCTTTCACGGGTGCTTCGCGAAGACTGGCGACGATCGTTGGATCTTTCGACCAACATAATCTACATATTTTTCTGCTTCTCGACGTATACCAATTTCCACTCGGTGATCGTCAACTACAAG attggttccttgtgcatgGACGTGATCGATTACGAGCTGCGTCGGTACGATCAAATGAAGAACGATTTGGATGCGAGGAAGGGCAGCAGTGCGGGAAGTGATAAGGGGAAAGATAAGGAAAAGGAGGTCAATAAGAGTGCAGAGTATTTGGACACGATCATTGATCAAGAGAAGCCAAAAGAGATGGAACCTCCACGAAGAAGGATACCAGAGCTGAAGCAACGACCCAAATCGGGCAATTGGGCAAGCTATCATGGAAGTATGAGTTCCTCACTGGTCAAAGCACACAACATGAATAATAGTTATCACGAGCAATTAAACAAGGAAACCACAGCTTCCAACGATAGTCTCAACAATCAGTCACCCGATAGCGAGAAACCCGATCCAAAGAAGCAGAAAGATGATTATGACAAGATCAACAAGCAGTTCAAGATCTTCGCCAAGAAACAGGAACAGCTTTTACGAGTGGCATTTTACCTGCTTCTCAACATAGCAGAGAACGTGAAGTTAGAGGAGAAGATGCGCAAGAAGAACATCGTAAAGATGTTGCTGAAGGCGTTGGAACGACAGAACTTTGACCTTCTGGTCCTAGTAGTgacgttcctgaagaaactttcgatCGTCCGCGACAACAAGGACGAAATGTACGAACTGAACATTGTGGAGAAGCTCCCACGTCTTCTGCAGTCACAGAAAGACCTGGTGCAGGTGACGCTCAAACTCCTGTTCAATCTGTCTTTCGACGCCCGGCTGCGAGCCAAGATGATACGAGTCGGTTTCCTACCGAAGCTGGTCACCTTCTTGAGCGATGACAAACATCACGAGATCGTGACCAAGATCCTGTACCACATGAGTCTGGACGACAAGATCAAGTCGATGTTCACCTACACGGACTGCGTTCCGGTCGTGACGGACATGCTACTGTTGAATCTGAACCAGAAGTCCGATCCGGATCTGATCGCGCTGGGGATCAATTTGGCGCTGAACAAGCGCAATGCCGCCATGATGATCGAGAACAACCGGCTGCACAACCTGATGTCCCGGGCGTTCAAGTACCAGGACACGCTAATGATGAAACTGATCCGGAACATTTCGCTGCATGAGTCGCTGAGGATGCACTTTGTG GACTTCGTTGGAGATTTAGCGAAAATTTTAACCGAATGTGACGATGAGGAGTTCACCGTCGAATGTCTGGGCATGCTGGGTAATTTGGCGTTGCCCGACTTGGACTACTCACAAATCATCCACAACTTCAATCTTATTCCACTGATCAGAAATATGCTGGTGCCAG GCAAATACAAGGACGATCTGGTGCTGGAAACGGTGGTCTTCCTCGGCACCTGCGCGTCGGACGAATCCTGCGCTATGCTGCTGTGCAAAGCGGACGTGATTCTGTCGCTGATCGAGCTGCTCAAGGCGAAGCAGGAAGACGACGAGATGGTCCTGCAGATAGTGTTCGTGTTTCAGCAGGTGCTGCGCAACGAGAGCACCCGGGTGTACATGATCAAGGAGACGGAGTCGCCGGCCTACCTGATCGATCTGATGCACGACAAGAATGCCGAGATCCGGAAGGTGTGCGATTTCTGTCTGGACATCATTGCCATTACGGACAACGAGTGGGCCTCGCGAATCAAG
- the LOC109415200 gene encoding ferritin light chain, which yields MKFHLLIVGLTAGLALVNGAVSGTGSCSVDKGTCTSLFSGFPHLQTDMNKYTKQMLDKSYDFLLLSSVFDVYSLDRPGFEKLYRKTSDKAWEDTIELIKYQSRRGAYVQLSEEGSNGVHDVASLLQSNETSSLELALEYEKLLATEAHRMHKKISHADSTKHYDPDVAHFLDEKLIEYQSGQIRKLSGYITNLNDIIREANTKALGVQLFDEYLVKVE from the exons ATGAAATTCCATCTGCTCATTGTGGGACTGACGGCCGGACTTGCTCTGGTCAACGGAGCTGTCAGCGGTACCGGATCCTGCTCCGTCGATAAAG GAACATGTACTTCTCTGTTCTCCGGGTTTCCGCACCTTCAAACCGACATGAACAAGTACACCAAACAGATGCTGGACAAGTCGTACGACTTCTTGCTTCTGTCATCGGTATTTGACGTGTACAGCCTGGATCGCCCGGGCTTCGAGAAGCTCTATCGTAAGACGTCGGACAAGGCGTGGGAGGACACCATCGAGCTGATCAAGTACCAGAGCCGCCGCGGTGCCTACGTCCAGCTGAGCGAGGAAGGCTCCAACGGAGTTCACGATGTGGCCAGTTTGCTCCAGAGCAACGAGACGTCGTCGTTGGAGTTGGCCCTAGAATATGAGAAACTGTTGGCCACCGAGGCGCACCGTATGCACAAGAAGATCTCCCATGCCGACAGCACCAAGCACTACGATCCGGACGTGGCCCACTTCCTGGACGAGAAGCTGATCGAGTACCAGAGCGGACAGATCCGCAAGCTGTCCGGCTACATTACCAATTTGAACGATATCATCCGAGAGGCTAACACGAAGGCGTTGGGCGTTCAGCTGTTCGACGAATATCTCGTCAAGGTGGAGTAG